The Mus pahari chromosome 2, PAHARI_EIJ_v1.1, whole genome shotgun sequence genomic interval ACTGGAAAAATACCATTCAAACTGTTGTAGTCTTAGAATCAAAGAATTGTTCTTGGGTAAATTATCTAGGGAGACTAATTCCATCTGGATGTGATATTTAACAACAGAAGGGATGATTGACAAACAAGAAGCTATCAGAGCACCCATTATCATCCAGAGAACCAGTTTCAAAATTTTCAACCTCAGCCAGAGGAAGATGGGGTGAGTGAAGGAAGAGACCTTGACACAGTAGAGGACGGCAAGCAAACTGGTTAGCCAGAATGTCAGAATGTTCATGAACTCCCAGACGACTGATACCTTCCAAAATAAAAGGACAGGCCTAGAAAAAGTACCAAAGTTGTACAGCATCGATGTCCACTGTAGACAGAAATGTGAAATGCCCAGACTGATGAGAATCATTTCCACCGGTGACAATCTTTGAAAGTGCATCCACTCTCTGAACAGCACTGCAACCGTTGTGCAACTTTGCACAATTATGACTAAGGACTCAAGCACATACATGATGATGGAGAAGATGGTGACTTGGGTTGGCACCATGCTTCGACTCTGAAGTCTCCTCCTAGCCAAAGACTCAGCAGCTCTATACCGCTTTCCAAATATGAAACGGGCATGCGCTCTTCGCACTCTCAGTATAAGAGAGCACCTCTTTGCAGATGCAAATCCTCCTTACGCACATTTGACATAGACATTTCCCTAGCTACAGCATTTGTCTGTGCTTTGCTTGTTAGGCCAAACTCACACAGGGATGCAAGCAAATCTCGTTTGGGTATGGATTCTTGATCCTAAGATCATTTGATCATTTTCATAAAGAGAAATCCATCATATATgcatgttggttttttttcttcttcacctcTTTAACTGCTCAAGGTGCTGTTTGGGTATCTCTCTATCTTCTTTAAATAATGTctctaaaaatattcatatttaaaatttgagCACTAAAAAATATAAATCCTTTACTGTGCTTTAATGCTCTGAGCAGTGTTTCTATTCTGTCAAATGACATACTAATGCCAGTCTCAGAATCCCTTTTTTCAAGCACTTcaacagttgggggggggggtgagcacTGCAACCGAATTGTTAGGGGTAAATCAAAAAGGTAACAGAAGACTGCTTGGAAATTCCACCATCATTCCCAAAGCTCAGGCCTGCTGGCCCCACCTGTTGAAGTTCAATCTCAAAAGTGCGTGCTGAATCATCTAACTCAGAGATGACAAGCTGCATCAAAACCACTGCATAGTCTTTCTTGACCTCCCAATGGAGATGAAGTATTTTTTTTGCTTCTCTACGATTCTTTTGCTAATTCCAATGCCTTTACTACATACTTTCCAATGTTTTGGAACTTGTTCTTGTTTCATTAatatttgcttctgtttctccttccatgGCTAGGTTCTTATGTCACATAACCCAGATCAATTGGAAGAAAACTTAACTCACCAGCTCGCCAATAGTAAAGCATGTAACTTCTAAAGGACTAAGGCACTCTTTCGCAGATATGCAAGAAGGCTAgagaagaaatacattttctcttgTCATGGGGCACTCTTTGAATAAGCACCAACTATTTAATTAGTGGTTTCAAAAGTGACAGACAGATTCTAGTAATTGATAGATAGTGAGGGAATCCAAGTGAAAGCTGTTGACTCTATGAATTCTAAGCCTGGATAGACATTTAATTATTCAAGATTGGGAAGGCAGGAATAATCTAACATGAAATGAAATGCTCAATTGTTAAGCATAAACCTTCAAGACCTACTGAACTCAATGGTGCAAAGAAaatagtatataattttaaaaattctaactaCACATATGATTATAATTAGAAAACATCTGCTTTGGCGTtttagtaaaaatgtaaaaaaaaaaaggtaggaaatgaaataatgaaacaatAGCTTGTAATTAAGGAACCGATTGATTGAAGTGTGGGCTCTGCACATAATGGGACAGGGAGATAAAATGCGAAAAGTCTTTAGAGAAATATACAATGACAGCAATGACATTTGCTTTGTAGTATACTGCTCTGCGAAGCACGCTCCTTCCTGCATACAGTGACCTTACAAACACTGTGATGTTTCAAGCCTCT includes:
- the Tas2r16 gene encoding taste receptor type 2 member 16; its protein translation is MVPTQVTIFSIIMYVLESLVIIVQSCTTVAVLFREWMHFQRLSPVEMILISLGISHFCLQWTSMLYNFGTFSRPVLLFWKVSVVWEFMNILTFWLTSLLAVLYCVKVSSFTHPIFLWLRLKILKLVLWMIMGALIASCLSIIPSVVKYHIQMELVSLDNLPKNNSLILRLQQFEWYFSSPLKMIGFGIPFLVFLASIILLTVSLVQHWVQMKHYSTSNSSLKAQCTVLKSLATFFTFFTSYFLTIVISFIGTVFDKKSWFWVCEAVIYGLVCIHFTSLMMSNPALKKALKLQFWSPEPS